ttaatttgtaaatatcaTAAATTATTCAGTGATTTCAGTCTTCATTAGTAATAGTAGCCTAGTTTTTTTTAACCGTACAGCTAAAATCAATATTGAAATTAGAGAAgcaattttgatttgaaatcttaAACCATTTCCTTCAAATGCTTATTTGTTTCAATCAGGGTAACTGAAAGTGCTGACGCAAGGGAAATGGATGCAATAGAGTAAGTTCTTTACTTCTCTCCTTTATGTAATTCAATCAAGCATGATCTAGTTTGTCTTTTGGAATGTCATTAGATGTTTTTATTTAAGTTGTTATCTTATTATATTCTTTACTTTCATTTTACAGTGGGGATGGAACATATGTTCGTGTCATTGGACACTTGAAAAACTTTCAAGGCAAAAAGCAACTAAATGCCTTTTCTGTGAGGTAAGGtctaaattttcttgttttcccaatttttttatatttggtatgTCCATAATCAGATCACATTAACGGTTCTAATGCCATCTGATCCATGTGACGTGGCATTGTTTCTACGGGTTCATGTATATGTGTTTGTTAAGTTAGCTTTATTTGAATTCCCAATGAAGCAAGCACGAGAGACAGCAAGAATAACAATTGTTGTTTATGCTACTCTGCTTTGGCGTTGCAATGAGAAATTGATGCCAAAGGAGCCTACTGTCTGAGAATGTATCAATGTTTACCTTAGTTGCATTTTAGTGTGCTTATGGTACGATCAGAACAGCAATGAGCTTCATTCGCTATGCcacttctattttttttatttaatattaattcttCATTTTGGCCATTTGTCGTCTAGTTGTTTAACCTATAATCTTTGTTATGTTATCTTGGATATGTAATAGTGATGACTATTTGGCTTCTATTTAATACACTTCTGTGCATCTGTGTGAAAGCATTAGCTTCATAGTTTCTTtgggtttcttgattttctcaGGCCTGTcacaaattttgatgaaattacttgtcactttattgagTGCATACATTACCATCTGCAGAACTCCAAGGTACAGGTATTTATGTCTACAACTGATGAAGTTGCACATTAAATGCTTAGGCTTGTGATTCATTCTCTTGAGATGAGAATAGCTTTTGATGGGTGTTTTCCTCGTGCTAATTGTAGTTGGAGGGTGGTGCCCTAGCCCAGCCACAGATGACAAATTCATCATTCAGCACCCCTGTTCGAGGTGCATCAAATGGATACCAGCCAGCTTCGGTGAATGATGTATGGAAGCAAAATATATGAgttttttgctattttttcaGGTCTTTACCTTTTTAGGCTTTACataaatatgttttcttttttccAGGTTTCCGTCCAATATAGTACTGATGGATTCAAGGGTTTTGATAAATTGGTCCTGAACTATCTGCAGCAACCTTCAAACATGTAAGTGAAGCTCAAATTTAGTTTTCCCCTAGAGAGAAAAATAGGCTtcaaaatgttttgattttgaaaacctGTTATCTGTGTTTAAACAACACAGATCTGTGCATGTATAATCTGTATCAAAATCATAAATCGCTTTTAGATTTTAGTTTCGTTAAGGTACTGCAAGTATCCAAGAGACCTCCATCAAATGCATTGACATGCTTTCGCTTAAAGCTTTACTCTTGATGTTAACTCTTTTTCTAAATTGATTTGACTGTTTTACAGTGATCGAGAAATTGGGGTGCATGTAAATGAACTTTCACAACACTTGAAAGCTCCTGTAGAGAAGATCAAGTATCTTTTCtgaatttccttttttttaagcAGTTTTACTTATAGGCGTGTTATATTTCATTTTATGATTGAATTTATTCGTTTTCCTTGTATCTTCTTTGTATGATAGGGATGCTATTGAGTTTCTTGAAAGAGAAGGTTTGGTGTACTCCTCCATTGACGATTACCACTACAAGGCAGTGGAAGGTTGCTAAGTTTGTGAGTGCAGCTTTAATTTAGCTTGGAATTGCGTTTTTTGGGTCCGTAATGATTGAATGATGAAGTATGATACTCACATCCCTGGATATTTTTGATAGAGCATACATGTatgcgtgtatatatataatgctAGGAGTGTACGGGATGCTTCATTCTATCTAGGCTGGGGATGGATACTgttgaaattttatattaatttgatcaTATATTTAGGTGCTACTAATTTTCATATTTGTCAGACATTGAGTTTGCGTCACGTTTGTGATAGATtccctattttttttcttctattgttGTACTTATAATGCTCTAATGGTGTTAGCAGTAAGGACTTTAGTTGTTAATTTAAAAGGGAGCGAAATACGCTACCCCGAGCTTAACATAACATAGCATAATATGCGATGTGGCTGTAATTCTTAGCCTTGGGTCTTAGGAGCTAGCTATTGTTGAATAAGAAGCTCGTATAGTGTATAcgtgtatacacatatattcaattttaaCCATCAAACATacaagtacaaaaaaaaaatcgGTGGTTATCTCCCTTTATCTACCGTGGGATTGTTGTTTGTTTTGTGTTGAATTTAATGGGTAAATGAGTTTCACTGCTCTGCTAAATGGGTTGGGTGAATCAGCAACGCAGGAGAAAAGGTATATAGAGCAGAGCAGTTCGCGTTAGCTAGTTATCTTTAAGTTTGGATGGTCTGTCAATTACAGCAGTACTTTTTCCGTACAATCCAGTTGAAGAAGCAATCGTTACTTTACGCAAAGCATGGTTGTCGGCTTTCCGTTTTGCGTTTGACAGTTTGTTGAACAATACGTAATAATAGTATGACCAAATGTGACCAAAAAAATAGtatcaataaataataaagaaaaaaaatttaccatttgaTTACAAATTACTGTTAAGATTAACGCTTGcttaaaaaatttaccatttgaTTACAAATTACTGTTAAGATTAACGCTTGCTTTACCAATCTAATAGACTATACCCACTTCTTTTGCCAAAATGAGattaaatgatataaaatgtATGGTGTAAAATATTTGTGAGTTCATCGTCATCATAATAAAGTGCAACATGGTTCGGACTTAGGAAAGGTTTGACTGTTcctttgttttcctttttcctttttggcCCTTTTCAATAATgcaaaacaattatacaaataataaatttgtgAAATATGATAAGAGTAATTAATGCCTATTCTTGATTTATAGCTTGCTTGGATTGGATATTTAAACGTTTTCAGAGGTGTGAAAGTAATGAAGGAATGTAGTCACTTAATAATTGGGATTCGAAAGGCACCGAAAAGGAAAATTACATAAATTGACATAATTATATACGCTCGCCTGCAGGCTATAAAACATACAACAATTTGCATTGTCCTTTGAAATAATAAGGAATGAAAGACGTCCCACGTGCAGTCACACTTCAGACGGAAGAGACTTTTGGTGAAATGACACGTCCTATTGGAACAGCAGCAGCAATTGCGTGGCTTTGGATGAAGTGTCGTGATCTGCTTCACGTGATTCCCCATGTGCCCTCCCTCTCCCAGTCCGTTGGGTTGGGCTCATCCGGCCCCCTCCATCATTATCCTCCCTTATACTTGTTCTTTTCTAATTTTATGATTCGACAACACCCTCAATTTTACATTTAGATATACTTTTGTCTCTActctcctttcctttcctttccattcATAGACTGCTACATATTATCTATATATAGATTTATATCGAAAGCTATTAGACCTGTATGTCGTactacatttcatttcatttaagaACAACTCATAGGCCATAGCTAGCTGATGGATCATCGCTATAAGGCATAAGTTAACTCTCCGAATATCTCAACTGATCTCATAATGTGTCTTTTTTATCTGAGTGTTCTCTTTATAT
The genomic region above belongs to Gossypium hirsutum isolate 1008001.06 chromosome D05, Gossypium_hirsutum_v2.1, whole genome shotgun sequence and contains:
- the LOC107902799 gene encoding replication protein A 32 kDa subunit A; protein product: MKKPLGDTSNTNTKKSKTNNLSRLHLLFVALLAAKNQAGKPNYLAGSKTGFSTSGVPNMFSSSQFDAATAFSGAGFMPSQSQSSQFVNSIPFQDKQSRDTQGLLSATVKQISEASQSGDEKPNFTIDGVHVNNVKVVGMLFNKNVRSSDVRFELDDGTGRIECIRWVTESADAREMDAIDGDGTYVRVIGHLKNFQGKKQLNAFSVRPVTNFDEITCHFIECIHYHLQNSKVQLEGGALAQPQMTNSSFSTPVRGASNGYQPASVNDVSVQYSTDGFKGFDKLVLNYLQQPSNIDREIGVHVNELSQHLKAPVEKIKDAIEFLEREGLVYSSIDDYHYKAVEGC